One region of Streptomyces davaonensis JCM 4913 genomic DNA includes:
- the opcA gene encoding glucose-6-phosphate dehydrogenase assembly protein OpcA, whose product MKIDLTDTTSSKINKALVQGRRAIGTPAVGMVLTLVIVTDEENAYDALKAANDASREHPSRTLVVIKRVSRSPRDRTQSRLDAEVRVGADAGTGETIVLRLYGEVVEHAQSVVLPLLLPDAPVVVWWPVNAPLDPASDPLGALAQRRVTDTYACEQPVRELEARAGSYTPGDTDLSWTRITPWRSMLAAALDQVVCEVRGVEVEGEEFNPSCELLAMWLADRLDVPVKRSLSSGPGLTAVRMSTDCGPIVLDRADGSLATLSIQGQPDRAVALKRRETAELMAEELRRLDPDDTYASALRFGVERLNTGVEEPVVVDEPVAVDEPVAVAEAVQAAPAKKPAKKAPAKRAAAK is encoded by the coding sequence ATGAAGATAGACCTGACCGACACCACGTCCAGCAAGATCAACAAGGCCCTGGTGCAGGGCCGCCGGGCCATCGGCACGCCTGCCGTCGGCATGGTGCTCACGCTGGTCATCGTCACGGACGAGGAGAACGCGTACGACGCGCTCAAGGCCGCGAACGACGCCTCGCGCGAGCACCCCTCGCGCACGCTCGTGGTCATCAAGCGCGTCTCGCGCTCGCCCCGCGACCGCACGCAGTCCCGCCTGGACGCCGAGGTGCGGGTGGGCGCGGACGCGGGCACCGGCGAGACGATCGTGCTGCGCCTGTACGGCGAGGTGGTGGAGCACGCCCAGTCGGTCGTGCTGCCGCTGCTGCTGCCGGACGCGCCGGTCGTCGTCTGGTGGCCGGTGAACGCGCCGCTGGACCCGGCCAGCGACCCGCTGGGCGCGCTGGCCCAGCGCCGGGTGACCGACACCTACGCCTGCGAGCAGCCGGTACGGGAGCTGGAGGCCCGCGCCGGCAGCTACACCCCCGGCGACACGGACCTGTCGTGGACCCGCATCACGCCCTGGCGTTCGATGCTGGCCGCGGCTCTGGACCAGGTCGTGTGCGAGGTCAGGGGCGTCGAGGTGGAGGGCGAGGAGTTCAACCCGAGCTGTGAGCTGCTGGCGATGTGGCTCGCGGACCGGCTGGACGTTCCCGTGAAGCGGTCGCTGTCGTCGGGCCCCGGTCTGACGGCGGTCCGCATGTCCACCGACTGCGGCCCGATCGTCCTGGACCGGGCGGACGGCTCCCTGGCGACCCTGTCCATCCAGGGCCAGCCGGACCGCGCCGTGGCGCTCAAGCGGCGGGAGACGGCCGAGCTGATGGCGGAGGAACTGCGCCGCCTGGACCCGGACGACACCTACGCCTCGGCGCTGCGGTTCGGGGTGGAGCGGCTGAACACGGGCGTCGAGGAGCCGGTCGTCGTGGACGAGCCGGTCGCTGTCGACGAACCGGTCGCCGTGGCGGAGGCCGTGCAGGCGGCGCCTGCCAAGAAGCCCGCGAAGAAGGCTCCGGCCAAGAGGGCGGCGGCGAAGTGA
- the tal gene encoding transaldolase yields MTDALKRLSEEGVAIWLDDLSRKRITSGNLAELIDQQHVVGVTTNPTIFQKAISSGDGYEQQLTDLAARKVTVDEAVRMITTADVRDAADILHPVFEATGGQDGRVSIEVDPRLAHNTKATVAEAKQLAWLVDRPNTLIKIPATKAGLPAITEVIGNGISVNVTLIFSLERYREVMDAYQAGLEKAKEKGLDLSLIHSVASFFVSRVDTEIDKRIDALGTDEAKAARGKAGVANARLAYQAYEEVFSTDRWSALEKAGANKQRPLWASTGVKDPAYKPTLYVDELVAPNTVNTMPEATLQATEEGGQIRGNAVAGTYEQSRAELDAVEKLGISYDDVVQLLEDEGVEKFEASWNDLLKSTEAELERLAPSEG; encoded by the coding sequence ATGACAGACGCACTCAAGCGCCTCTCCGAGGAAGGCGTCGCGATCTGGCTGGACGACCTGTCGCGCAAGCGGATCACGTCCGGCAACCTCGCCGAGCTGATCGACCAGCAGCACGTCGTGGGCGTCACCACCAACCCGACCATCTTCCAGAAGGCGATCTCGTCGGGCGACGGTTACGAGCAGCAGCTCACCGACCTCGCCGCCCGCAAGGTCACCGTCGACGAGGCGGTCCGCATGATCACCACGGCGGACGTCCGGGACGCCGCCGACATCCTGCACCCGGTCTTCGAGGCGACCGGTGGCCAGGACGGCCGGGTGTCGATCGAGGTCGACCCGCGGCTCGCGCACAACACCAAGGCGACGGTCGCCGAGGCCAAGCAGCTGGCCTGGCTGGTGGACCGCCCCAACACGCTGATCAAGATCCCGGCCACCAAGGCGGGCCTGCCGGCCATCACCGAGGTGATCGGCAACGGCATCAGCGTCAACGTCACGCTGATCTTCTCGCTGGAGCGCTACCGCGAGGTCATGGACGCCTACCAGGCGGGCCTGGAGAAGGCCAAGGAGAAGGGGCTCGACCTCTCTCTGATCCACTCGGTCGCCTCCTTCTTCGTGTCCCGCGTGGACACCGAGATCGACAAGCGGATCGACGCGCTCGGCACCGACGAGGCCAAGGCCGCCCGCGGCAAGGCCGGCGTCGCCAACGCGCGTCTTGCCTACCAGGCGTACGAGGAGGTGTTCTCCACCGACCGCTGGAGCGCTCTGGAGAAGGCGGGCGCCAACAAGCAGCGTCCGCTGTGGGCCTCCACCGGCGTGAAGGACCCGGCCTACAAGCCGACCCTGTACGTCGACGAACTGGTCGCGCCGAACACGGTGAACACCATGCCTGAGGCCACGCTCCAGGCCACCGAGGAAGGCGGCCAGATCCGCGGCAACGCCGTCGCCGGCACCTACGAGCAGTCCCGCGCCGAGCTCGACGCCGTCGAGAAGCTCGGGATCTCGTACGACGACGTGGTGCAGCTGCTGGAGGACGAGGGCGTCGAGAAGTTCGAGGCGTCCTGGAACGACCTGCTCAAGTCGACCGAGGCGGAGCTGGAGCGCCTCGCACCCTCGGAGGGCTAA
- the zwf gene encoding glucose-6-phosphate dehydrogenase: MSSSNPLRDPADRRLPRIAGPSGLVIFGVTGDLSRKKLMPAVYDLANRGLLPPGFSLVGFARREWQNEDFAQEVHDAVKEHSRTPFREEVWHQLIQGMRFVQGTFDDDDAFERLRDTIEELDKAQGTGGNFAFYLSVPPRSFPVVIQQLKKHGLADQSSGSWRRAVIEKPFGHDLASAEELNKVVHEVFAPDQVFRIDHYLGKETVQNILALRFANTMFEPIWNRSFVDHVQITMAEDIGIGGRAGYYDGIGAARDVIQNHLLQLMALTAMEEPASFDADALAAEKTKVLGAVRLPKDLGRDTVFAQYAAGWQGGEKAVGYLQEEGIDPASKTDTYAAIKLSVDNRRWAGVPFYLRTGKRLGRRVTEIAVVLQRAPHSPFDHTATEELGKNAIVIRVQPDEGVTVRFGSKVPGTSMEIRDVSMDFAYGESFTESSPEAYERLILDVLLGDSNLFPRTEEVELSWKILDPIEQYWDKHGTPAQYPAGTWGPVEADDMLERDGRSWRRP; this comes from the coding sequence TTGTCGAGCAGCAACCCGCTGCGTGACCCCGCCGACCGACGGCTCCCGCGTATCGCGGGGCCGTCGGGCCTGGTCATCTTCGGCGTCACGGGCGATTTGTCACGAAAGAAGCTCATGCCCGCCGTGTACGACCTCGCGAACCGGGGTCTGCTGCCGCCGGGTTTCTCGCTGGTCGGCTTCGCCCGGCGGGAATGGCAGAACGAGGACTTCGCCCAGGAGGTCCACGACGCGGTCAAGGAGCACTCCCGGACCCCCTTCCGCGAGGAGGTCTGGCACCAGCTGATCCAGGGCATGCGGTTCGTCCAGGGCACCTTCGACGACGACGACGCCTTCGAGCGGCTGCGGGACACCATCGAGGAGCTGGACAAGGCACAGGGCACGGGCGGCAACTTCGCCTTCTACCTGTCCGTGCCGCCGCGCTCCTTCCCGGTGGTCATCCAGCAGCTGAAGAAGCACGGCCTCGCCGACCAGTCGAGCGGCTCCTGGCGGCGCGCGGTCATCGAGAAGCCGTTCGGGCACGACCTGGCCTCGGCCGAGGAGCTCAACAAGGTCGTCCACGAGGTCTTCGCCCCGGACCAGGTCTTCCGGATCGACCACTACCTGGGCAAGGAGACCGTCCAGAACATCCTGGCGCTGCGCTTCGCCAACACGATGTTCGAGCCGATCTGGAACCGGTCCTTCGTGGACCATGTCCAGATCACGATGGCCGAGGACATCGGCATCGGCGGCCGGGCGGGCTACTACGACGGCATCGGCGCCGCCCGTGACGTCATCCAGAACCACCTGCTCCAGCTGATGGCCCTGACCGCCATGGAGGAGCCCGCCTCCTTCGACGCGGACGCGCTGGCCGCGGAGAAGACCAAGGTGCTCGGTGCCGTACGGCTGCCGAAGGACCTGGGCCGGGACACCGTGTTCGCGCAGTACGCGGCCGGCTGGCAGGGCGGCGAGAAGGCGGTCGGCTACCTCCAGGAGGAGGGCATCGACCCCGCGTCGAAGACCGACACCTACGCCGCGATCAAACTGTCGGTGGACAACCGCCGCTGGGCGGGCGTCCCCTTCTATCTGCGCACCGGAAAGCGGCTCGGCCGCCGGGTCACCGAGATCGCGGTGGTCCTCCAGCGGGCGCCGCACTCCCCCTTCGACCACACGGCGACGGAGGAGCTCGGCAAGAACGCGATCGTGATCCGCGTCCAGCCGGACGAGGGCGTCACGGTCCGCTTCGGCTCCAAGGTGCCCGGCACCTCGATGGAGATCCGGGACGTGTCCATGGACTTCGCCTACGGCGAGTCCTTCACCGAGTCCAGCCCCGAGGCGTACGAGCGGCTCATCCTGGACGTCCTGCTCGGCGACTCGAACCTCTTCCCGCGCACCGAGGAGGTCGAGCTGTCCTGGAAGATCCTCGACCCGATCGAGCAGTACTGGGACAAGCACGGCACACCGGCCCAGTACCCGGCCGGTACCTGGGGTCCCGTCGAGGCGGACGACATGCTGGAGCGAGACGGACGGAGCTGGCGCCGCCCATGA
- the tkt gene encoding transketolase: MSTKPTTTDLDWTELDQRAVDTARVLAADAVQKVGNGHPGTAMSLAPAAYTLFQKVMRHDPADADWVARDRFVLSAGHSSLTLYTQLYLAGFGLELDDLKSFRTWGSKTPGHPEYGHTTGVETTTGPLGQGVANAVGMAMAARYERGLFDPEAPVGESPFDHFVYCIAGDGCLQEGISAEASSLAGHQKLGNLILLWDDNHISIEGDTETAVSEEVTKRYEAYGWHVQRIAPKPDGDLDPHAIYNAIEAAKQVTDRPSFIAMRSIIAWPAPNAQNTEAAHGSALGDDEVAATKRVLGFDPEQSFEVTDEVINHTRQALERGRQAKAEWEKSFQEWRNNNAERAAEFDRISAGELPKDWESAIPVFEPGKGVATRAASGKVLQALGPVIPELWGGSADLAGSNNTTIDKTSSFLPADNPLPEADPYGRTIHFGIREHSMAAEMNGITLHGNTRVYGGTFLVFSDYMRNAVRLSALMHLPVTYVWTHDSIGLGEDGPTHQPVEHLATLRAIPGLNVVRPADANETAIAWREILKRWTKVFGKGQPHGLALTRQGVPTYEPNEDAAKGGYVLFEASTGTPEVILIATGSEVHVAVAAREQLEADGVPTRVVSMPSVEWFEEQGQGYRDSVLPPSVKARVAVEAGIGLTWHKYVGDAGRIVSLEHFGASADGKVLFQEYGFTAENVAAKARESVAAAQR, from the coding sequence GTGAGCACCAAGCCGACCACCACAGACCTCGACTGGACCGAGCTCGACCAGCGGGCCGTGGACACCGCCCGCGTCCTGGCCGCCGACGCCGTACAGAAGGTTGGCAACGGCCATCCCGGCACGGCGATGAGCCTCGCGCCCGCCGCGTACACCCTCTTCCAGAAGGTGATGCGGCACGACCCGGCGGATGCCGACTGGGTCGCCCGGGACCGCTTCGTGCTGTCCGCGGGCCACTCGTCCCTGACCCTCTACACCCAGCTGTACCTGGCCGGCTTCGGCCTGGAGCTGGACGACCTCAAGTCGTTCCGCACCTGGGGCTCGAAGACCCCGGGTCACCCGGAGTACGGCCACACCACGGGCGTGGAGACCACCACGGGCCCGCTCGGCCAGGGTGTCGCCAACGCGGTGGGTATGGCGATGGCCGCCCGCTACGAGCGCGGTCTGTTCGACCCGGAGGCTCCCGTCGGTGAGTCGCCGTTCGACCACTTCGTCTACTGCATCGCCGGTGACGGCTGCCTCCAGGAGGGCATCTCCGCCGAGGCCTCCTCGCTCGCCGGTCACCAGAAGCTCGGCAACCTGATCCTGCTGTGGGACGACAACCACATCTCGATCGAGGGCGACACCGAGACGGCCGTCTCCGAGGAAGTCACCAAGCGGTACGAGGCGTACGGCTGGCACGTGCAGCGCATCGCCCCGAAGCCCGACGGCGACCTGGACCCGCACGCGATCTACAACGCGATCGAGGCGGCGAAGCAGGTGACGGACCGGCCGTCCTTCATCGCGATGCGCTCGATCATCGCCTGGCCGGCCCCGAACGCCCAGAACACCGAGGCCGCGCACGGCTCAGCGCTCGGCGACGACGAGGTCGCGGCCACCAAGCGCGTCCTCGGCTTCGACCCGGAGCAGTCCTTCGAGGTGACCGACGAGGTCATCAACCACACCCGCCAGGCGCTGGAGCGCGGCCGTCAGGCCAAGGCGGAGTGGGAGAAGTCCTTCCAGGAGTGGCGCAACAACAACGCGGAGCGTGCCGCCGAGTTCGACCGCATCAGCGCCGGCGAGCTGCCCAAGGACTGGGAGTCGGCGATTCCGGTCTTCGAGCCCGGCAAGGGTGTCGCCACCCGCGCCGCGTCCGGCAAGGTGCTCCAGGCCCTCGGCCCGGTCATCCCGGAGCTGTGGGGCGGCTCGGCCGACCTGGCCGGCTCCAACAACACGACGATCGACAAGACGTCGTCGTTCCTCCCGGCGGACAACCCGCTGCCGGAGGCGGACCCGTACGGCCGCACGATCCACTTCGGTATCCGCGAGCACTCCATGGCCGCGGAGATGAACGGCATCACGCTGCACGGCAACACCCGCGTCTACGGCGGTACGTTCCTGGTCTTCTCCGACTACATGCGCAACGCCGTGCGCCTGTCGGCCCTGATGCACCTGCCGGTGACGTACGTGTGGACGCACGACTCCATCGGTCTCGGTGAGGACGGCCCGACCCACCAGCCGGTCGAGCACCTCGCCACGCTGCGCGCGATCCCGGGCCTGAACGTGGTCCGCCCGGCCGACGCCAACGAGACCGCGATCGCCTGGCGCGAGATCCTCAAGCGCTGGACGAAGGTCTTCGGCAAGGGCCAGCCGCACGGTCTGGCGCTGACCCGCCAGGGAGTGCCGACGTACGAGCCCAACGAGGACGCCGCCAAGGGTGGCTACGTCCTGTTCGAGGCGTCCACGGGCACGCCCGAGGTGATCCTCATCGCCACCGGTTCCGAGGTGCACGTCGCGGTCGCCGCGCGCGAGCAGCTGGAGGCCGACGGGGTGCCGACGCGGGTCGTGTCGATGCCGTCCGTGGAGTGGTTCGAGGAGCAGGGCCAGGGGTACCGGGACAGCGTTCTGCCGCCCTCGGTCAAGGCGCGGGTCGCGGTGGAGGCCGGTATCGGGCTCACCTGGCACAAGTACGTCGGGGACGCCGGCCGCATCGTTTCCCTGGAGCACTTCGGTGCTTCCGCCGACGGCAAGGTCCTTTTCCAGGAGTACGGCTTCACTGCGGAGAACGTGGCCGCGAAGGCGCGGGAATCCGTGGCCGCCGCCCAGCGCTGA
- a CDS encoding heme o synthase encodes MSLSGVCVTAVESRPAGIVGTSQSPSRRPIGARVMAFVALTKPRIIELLLITTVPVMFLAQQGVPDLGLVLLTCLGGYLSAGGANALNMYIDRDIDALMDRTAQRPLVTGMVSPRECLAFGISLAVVSTLLFGLTVNWLSAWLALGALLFYVVVYTMILKRRTSQNIVWGGIAGCMPVLIGWSSVTNSLSWAPVVLFLVMFFWTPPHYWPLSMKVREDYARVGVPMLPVVASNKTVAKQIVLYSWVMVGVSLLLTPLGYTGWFYTLVALVAGGWWLWEAHALQNRAKAEVTGAKLKEMRLFHWSITYVSLLFVAVAVDPFLR; translated from the coding sequence ATGTCTCTGTCAGGGGTGTGCGTGACGGCCGTTGAATCCCGTCCAGCGGGGATTGTCGGGACGAGCCAGAGCCCGAGTCGGCGGCCGATCGGGGCCCGGGTCATGGCGTTCGTCGCGCTGACCAAGCCGCGGATCATCGAACTGCTGCTGATCACCACCGTTCCGGTGATGTTCCTGGCGCAGCAGGGCGTGCCCGACCTCGGCCTGGTGCTGCTCACCTGCCTCGGCGGCTACCTCTCCGCGGGCGGCGCCAACGCGCTGAACATGTACATCGACCGGGACATCGACGCGCTGATGGACCGCACCGCGCAGCGTCCGCTGGTCACCGGCATGGTCAGCCCGCGCGAGTGCCTCGCCTTCGGCATCTCCCTGGCGGTCGTCTCCACCCTGCTGTTCGGCCTGACCGTCAACTGGCTCTCGGCCTGGCTGGCCCTCGGCGCGCTCCTCTTCTACGTCGTCGTCTACACGATGATCCTCAAGCGCCGTACCTCCCAGAACATCGTGTGGGGCGGGATCGCGGGCTGTATGCCGGTGCTGATCGGCTGGTCCTCGGTCACGAACTCGCTGTCGTGGGCGCCGGTCGTCCTCTTCCTCGTCATGTTCTTCTGGACGCCGCCGCACTACTGGCCGCTGTCGATGAAGGTCCGCGAGGACTACGCGCGCGTGGGCGTGCCGATGCTCCCGGTCGTCGCCTCCAACAAGACCGTCGCCAAACAGATCGTGCTCTACAGCTGGGTCATGGTCGGCGTCTCGCTGCTGCTGACCCCACTCGGCTACACGGGCTGGTTCTACACGCTGGTCGCGCTGGTCGCGGGCGGCTGGTGGCTGTGGGAGGCACATGCCCTCCAGAACCGGGCGAAGGCCGAGGTCACGGGCGCGAAGCTGAAGGAGATGCGGCTGTTCCACTGGTCCATCACCTATGTCTCGCTGCTGTTCGTGGCCGTCGCGGTCGACCCCTTCCTGCGCTAG
- a CDS encoding amidohydrolase family protein: MIETPSLVDQYCHGVLRTELGLGTFEARLARTEGPPAPGTTLFDTQTGFAVRRWCPPLLGLEPHSPPARYLARRRELGVLEAGRRLLRGSGITTYLVDTGLPGDLTGPEELACTGAAQAHEIVRLELLAEQVADTSGTVESFLANLAESVHGAAAHAVAFTSVAGVRHGLALAPEPPGPGEVRGAAGRWLADRRVGGELTDPVLLRHLLWSAVASGLPLQLHAGLGEPGVRIDRTDPVLLTDFVRATAGLGTDLVLLHSYPYHRHAAHLAGVFPHVYADSGAALVRTGARAATVLAEILELAPFGKILFSSGGQELPELHVVGARLFREALGRVLGTWVAEGAWSLSDAQRVAGLIAAGNARRVYGLA; this comes from the coding sequence ATGATCGAAACGCCGTCCCTCGTGGACCAGTACTGCCACGGAGTGCTGCGTACGGAGCTGGGCCTCGGCACCTTCGAGGCCCGGCTCGCCCGTACCGAGGGCCCGCCCGCCCCGGGCACCACCCTCTTCGACACCCAGACCGGCTTCGCGGTACGGCGCTGGTGCCCCCCGCTGCTCGGTCTGGAACCGCACTCCCCACCCGCCCGCTATCTCGCCCGGCGTCGTGAACTCGGCGTACTGGAAGCGGGCCGGCGGCTGTTGCGCGGCAGTGGCATCACGACGTACCTGGTCGACACCGGGCTGCCCGGCGACCTCACCGGACCCGAGGAACTGGCCTGCACCGGCGCCGCGCAGGCGCATGAGATCGTCCGCCTGGAACTCCTCGCCGAACAGGTCGCCGACACCTCCGGCACCGTCGAGTCCTTCCTCGCCAACCTCGCCGAGTCCGTCCACGGCGCCGCCGCCCACGCGGTCGCCTTCACCTCGGTCGCGGGCGTACGGCACGGACTCGCGCTGGCACCGGAACCGCCGGGCCCCGGCGAGGTGCGCGGCGCGGCCGGGCGCTGGCTGGCCGACCGCCGGGTCGGCGGCGAGCTGACCGACCCGGTGCTGTTACGGCATCTGCTGTGGAGCGCGGTCGCCTCGGGGCTGCCGCTGCAACTGCACGCGGGCCTGGGCGAACCGGGAGTGCGCATCGACCGTACGGATCCCGTGCTGCTCACGGACTTCGTCCGCGCCACGGCGGGCCTCGGCACCGACCTGGTCCTGCTGCACAGCTACCCGTACCACCGCCACGCCGCCCACCTGGCGGGCGTCTTCCCGCATGTCTACGCCGACTCCGGCGCCGCCCTCGTCCGCACCGGCGCCCGCGCCGCGACGGTGCTGGCGGAGATCCTTGAGCTCGCCCCCTTCGGCAAGATCCTCTTCTCCAGCGGCGGCCAGGAACTCCCTGAGCTGCATGTCGTCGGCGCCCGCCTTTTCCGCGAGGCCCTCGGCCGGGTGCTCGGCACGTGGGTCGCGGAGGGCGCCTGGTCCCTGTCGGACGCGCAACGCGTGGCGGGATTGATCGCGGCGGGGAACGCCCGGCGGGTGTACGGGCTGGCGTGA
- the pgl gene encoding 6-phosphogluconolactonase, producing MSTPQLVVHRDKELMAQAAAARLITKIVDAQASRGHASVVLTGGRNGNGLLAALAAAPARDAIDWSRLDLWWGDERFLPEGDPERNVTQAREALLDAVPLDPKRVHAMPASDGPYGADADAAAAAYADELAHAAGPENHGAVPVFDVLMLGVGPDTHVASLFPELPAVRETERTVVGVHGAPKPPPTRVTLTLPAIRSAREVWLLAAGADKAQAAAIALSGAGEIQAPAAGAQGRQRTLWLLDAAAASQLPRSLYPPASP from the coding sequence GTGAGCACTCCGCAGCTGGTCGTGCACCGCGACAAGGAGCTGATGGCGCAGGCCGCGGCGGCCCGGCTGATCACGAAGATCGTGGACGCACAGGCCTCCCGGGGCCATGCGTCCGTGGTCCTCACCGGCGGCCGCAACGGCAACGGCCTGCTGGCCGCGCTGGCCGCCGCCCCGGCCCGGGACGCGATCGACTGGTCGCGGCTGGACCTGTGGTGGGGCGATGAGCGGTTCCTCCCCGAGGGGGACCCGGAGCGCAATGTCACGCAGGCCCGCGAGGCCCTGCTGGACGCGGTGCCCCTGGATCCGAAGCGGGTGCACGCCATGCCCGCGTCGGACGGCCCGTACGGCGCGGACGCGGACGCCGCGGCGGCTGCCTACGCGGATGAACTGGCCCATGCGGCGGGCCCCGAGAACCACGGCGCCGTGCCCGTGTTCGACGTCCTGATGCTGGGCGTCGGTCCGGACACGCATGTGGCGTCGCTGTTCCCGGAACTCCCCGCGGTCCGCGAGACCGAGCGGACGGTGGTGGGCGTCCACGGCGCACCGAAGCCACCGCCCACCCGGGTCACCCTCACTCTCCCGGCCATCCGGTCGGCCCGTGAGGTCTGGCTGCTCGCGGCGGGCGCGGACAAGGCCCAGGCGGCGGCAATCGCCCTCTCGGGCGCGGGCGAGATCCAAGCCCCGGCAGCAGGTGCACAGGGCCGCCAGCGCACCCTGTGGCTGTTGGACGCGGCGGCGGCTTCCCAGCTGCCGCGGTCGCTGTACCCGCCGGCGTCGCCGTGA